One Ranitomeya variabilis isolate aRanVar5 chromosome 5, aRanVar5.hap1, whole genome shotgun sequence DNA window includes the following coding sequences:
- the LOC143777040 gene encoding E3 ubiquitin/ISG15 ligase TRIM25-like translates to MASAGLRRELECPICLTLYTDPVILRCGHNFCRVCIDRVLNTQEGSGVYSCPECREEFQERPVLIRNITLCNILEDFLSTQLHQMIGICCTYCVDSPVPAVKSCLLCEASLCDNHLRVHSKGPEHVLTDPSTSLETRKCSVHKKILEYYCTEDAACICVSCCLIGEHRGHKVETLDEASKKRKTKLGNFLQKLTTKREETMEKVWHLEENWRKGQEKMTEEKKSVSGLFIEIRRRVDDLEKKVLSDISSRQEKVLLSLADVIQKLEIKKDELSRKMRHIEELCNMTDPLTVLQEPDTGDLCDPEEEEEGDEDTGGHDGGDQGAELISNIPHTLSAMIRDINVTFHVQDPADILLDVNTAANNLLISDDLKTMSRILINQNRRETAKRFQEDQVLSSSRFFYGRHYWDVEVSRSGVWRVGMCYPSIDRRGRQSYIGHNQKSWCLCGGRQVYNNQCSVIHHSQVIPLPHQISSDRIRIYLDYEAGQLSFYELCDPIRHLHTFTATFSEPLHAALCVHKGCIKLSGWGSRNETSS, encoded by the coding sequence ATGGCGTCTGCAGGTCTAAGAAGAGAGCTGGAATGTCCCATCTGTCTGACCCTGTATACGGATCCTGTAATCCTGAggtgtggacacaacttctgccgggtctgtattgATCGGGTCCTGAATACACAGGAAGGGTCCggagtttattcctgtcctgaaTGTAGAGAAGAGTTTCAAGAGCGACCTGTGTTGATTAGGAACATAACTCTGTGTAACATATTGGAGGATTTCCTGTCTACTCAACTACATCAGATGATcgggatctgctgcacttactgtgtggactctcctgTACCTGCTGTGAAATCCTGTCTTCTgtgtgaggcttctctgtgtgataatCACCTGAGAGTTCACAGCAAAGGACCAGAACACGTCCTCActgatcccagcacttctctggagaccaggaaatgttctgtccataagaagatcctggaatattactgcactgaggacgctgcttgtatctgtgtgtcctgctgtctcattgGAGAACACAGAGGACATAAAGTAGAGACGCTGGATGAGGCCTCTAAGAAGAGAAAAACTAAACTGGGAAATTTTCTTCAGAAACTGACCACAAAGAGAGAGGAGACTATGGAAAAAGTCTGGCATCTGGAAGAGAACTGGAGAAAAGGTCAAGAAAAAATGACTGAAGAAAAGAAGAGCGTATCTGGCCTGTTTATAGAAATCAGGagacgggtggacgacctggaAAAGAAGGTCCTGAGTGACATCTCCAGTCGGCAAGAGAAGGTGTTACTTTCACTGGCTGATGTGATCCAGaagctggaaataaagaaggacgagctgtccaggaagatgagacacattgaggagctgtgtaacatgacggatccactgactgtcttacaggaaccagacaccggtgacttgtgtgatcctgaggaggaggaggaaggtgatgaggacacagggggacatgatggaggtgatcagGGTGCGGAACTGATTTCAAACATACCACACACATTATCTGCTATGATAAGAGATATAAATGTGACCTTCCATGTTCAGgatcctgcagacatattactggatgtaaacacggctgctaataatctccttatatcagacgacctgaaaactATGTCCCGTATTCTAATAAACCAGAATCGTCGAGAAACGGCAAAAAGATTCCAGGAGGATCAGGTATTAAGCAGCAGCAGATTTTTCTAcggacgacattactgggatgtggaggTCAGTAGGTCAGGGGTGTGGAGGGTGGGGATGTGTTACCCCAGTATAGACAGGAGGGGGCGTCAGTCTTACATTGGACATAATCAAAAGTCCTGGTGTTTGTGTGGAGGGCGACAGGTGTATAATAATCAGTGTTCGGTGATACATCACAGTCAAGTAATCCCGTTACCTCACCAGATCTCCAGTGATAGAATCAGGATAtatctggattatgaggccgggcaattgtccttttatgagctgtgtgaccccatcagacacttacacaccttcactgccaccTTCTCCGAGCCCCTTCATGCTGCGTTATGTGTACATAAAGGTTGTATAAAGCTGTCCGGATGGGGCAGCAGAAATGAGACATCATCATGA